From the genome of Streptomyces sp. NBC_01304:
CAGCCGACATCCTGGACGCCGCGGCCGAGGCGATCCGCCAGGGCCGCCCCGTCCGACTGCCCCCGCAGGCCCTCGCCGCCATCCGGATTCCCGAGAGCGGGCACGTCCTCACCGGCACGGCCGAGCACGCGGCCACCCGCCTGCGCGCCCTGCTGCACGACGTCGTCGACACCGCCCGCGGCGACCACACCCAGGGCGGCGGGCCCCGACCGGCGGACGTCGGCAACGCGCTCGTACGCCCTTCCCTGCTCGACCAGGCCAAGCGCGCCGTCCGCACGGTACGCGGCCAACTGCACCGCGACTCCCCGGTGTTGCGGCACGCGCTGCGGGCCACGGTCGTCGTCGTGGTGGGCGACCTCATCGGCCGCGCCCTGCCCTTCGGGCACAGCTACTGGGTCCCCCTGGTCGCCCTCCTGATCATGCGCCCCGGGTTCTCCCAGACCTACAGCCGGGCCTCGGCCCGCCTCGGCGGCACCCTCGTCGGCCTGATCGTCGCGGGCACGATCGTCCAACTCGCCCACCCCGGGCCCCTCGTGGCCGGAATCATGTCAGTGATCTGTGGCGGACTGATCCTGCTGTTCATGTACACGGGGTACGCGCCCGTGCAGGCCGCGGCGTCCGGGTACACCGTCTTCACGCTCGGCATGGCCGGCGTGGGCCTCGACCAGTCGGTGCCCGCCCGCCTCGTCCTGACCCTGATCGGCGGCTGCCTGGCGATGCTGGCGTACGCGATCTACCCGTCCTGGGAGACGCCTCGCCTGCGTACCCGCCTCGCCGACTGGATCAAGGCCGACCTCGCCTACGCGGCCGCCGTCGTGCGCCACCACGCCGAACCCACCGAGCGCACCGCCCGCCAGACGCGCGAAGCCCTCCTCACCGCCCGTACCGTCCTGCTCGACTGGCGCAGCGCCGTGGCCCTCGCCGAGCAGGAACCCGTACGCCACCGCGGTATCGCCCACGCCACGGTCGAAGGAGCCGAGCACGCCCTCGCCGAGTTCGCCCGGATCACCATGCTCCTGGAAGCACACCTCCCGGACCCCGGCAGCACCCCGCTGCCGGCCGCGGCTCCCTTGGCCGACGCCCTGCAGCAGTCGGCACAGGACGCGGCCCGTGCGGTACGCGACCACCGCATCCCCACCTGGGAACCGGTCCGCGCATCCCTCGCTTCCTGGAACGGCGCCACCCCCTCGGACGAGTTGGTGCACCGCGCCGGCGACCTCCTCCTCACCAGCCTGGACGAGCTCTCCACCGCGCTGGAGTACGCCGCACCACCCATGACCGGCACCAGCCACGCATCCCGTCGCGAGGGCGGGCGCTGACAGGCCTCATCGGGTCTTTCGGCCGGCCGGTTCCTCAACTGCGGCCGGGGCGGCGTCGGTTGTCCCCCGGCCGTCCACCCTGCGCAGATTGCGGATCGCCGGCACGGACAGCAGCGCCACCGCCACCCCCATCGCCATCACCGCGTTGAACCCGAGCACTTCGCGCGCCCCGAAGAGCTCCGACGCGGGCCCGGCGAGGGCCTGGCCCACCGGCAGCATCGCCACCGACCCGGCCACGTCATAGGCATGCACCCGGCTGCGTACGTCGGTCGGCACCTGGGTCAGGATGCTGGTCGTCCACATCACGCCCCAAAAGGCGTTGGCCGCACCGGCGGCCGCGAGCCCCGCGGCGATCAGCGGCACCGGCAGATCGAGCGCCACCGACGCCGGCTGCAGCCAGTACAAGAGCAGCGCGACGGAACCGGCCCGCAGGGGCCGCACCGGCCGCACCCGCATGGCGAGGAGCGCGCCCACCACCATGCCGGCGCCCATGGCCGAGTTGACCAGACCGAGCGTGCGGGGACCGTGCTCGGAGACGACCTCGGTCGCGATCAGCGGGATCATCGGCCCCCAGGACGCGATCATGAGGACCATCCAGATCACGATGACGCCCCAGAGCCAGGTGCGGGAGCGGAACTCCTGCCAGCCCTGCACCAGATCGGACCGGAAGGAGTTCCCCTTCGCCGCCGTGGAACGGTCCGCAGGCGGCAGCCGCAGCAGCGCCAGACAGACGGCGCTCACGAGATACGTGCAGGCGTACACGACGAAGACCCCACCCGGCTCGGTGAGTCCCACCAGCGCACCGGCCACCGCGGGACCCGCCATGGTCATCAGGGACTCGATGGTGCGGATGGCACCGTTGGCGCCCTGTACGTCCACGGCGATCCGCGGGATGAGGGTGGGCAGGCCGGGCTGGAAGAGCGCGGCGCAGACGCCGTTGACGGCGGACAGCAGACAGATCTGCCAGACGACGATGTGGTGGGTGAAGAAAAGCCCGGCCATGACGGCCTGCACGGCGACGCGTACCAGGTCCGCCCCGATCATCAACAGCCGGTTGTTCACCCGGTCGGCGATCACGCCGCCGAAGACGACGAACCCGGCGAAGCAGGCCGTCATGCTGGCCAGTACGGCCCCCACCACCCCGGCCCCGTATCCGCTCAGCACCAGCCCGGCGGCCAGCGCCACCGGCGCCATCGTGTCGCCGAGCCGGGCGATGCCACGGGCGGCGAAGAAGAACGAGAAGTTGCGGGACCACAGGCCCCCTGGCGCGATGGATATGTCCCCGGGAGCACTAGTCATGGTGGACACAGTTTCGCGTCCCTCAAATGCTCCGGACAACCAACTTTCGTCAGTACCCGCAGCACTCTCACGCATCACACTTCCGGGGCACCCTGGTCCGGGCGGTCCCGCCACATGAGGGTTCGACGCGTACCGGGCTCGCGGCCCGCTGCCGCGGGGCTCAACTCCCCCACGGCAGCGGGCCGTTCATCGAACCGGCTCCGTGCGACTCAGCGGCTCACCTTCGCCAGCAGAGTCCGGGCTGCCGCCCGGTCCCCCGCCTGCAGCGCCTGCTCGGCGTCCGCGATCAGGCGGGCCCAGTTCGCCGGGGCCTTCCCAGCGACCACCGCGGCCTGCGCCCGGTCCAGGGCCACCGCCTCCGCGTTGCCGCCTGCGGCCCGGGTGCGCAGCCCCCAGCCGTAGGGGTAGGCGGGCCGGTACTCCTTGTCCCCGACGTTGATCGGCACCTGCGCGGCAGTGGCCGGCCAGGTCACCGGGAGCCGGCCGGTGAACGCCTTCTTGCCGAAGAGGACGTCCGCGACGCCCGCGCCTTCGGTGCCGGGCAGCCAGGAGGCGACCAGCGCGTCGATCCGGCCGTCGGGGTCGGCGACGATCTGCGGGCGTCCGGAGACCACCAGGACGACGCAAGTGGCCACCTCGGCGCAGACCTTGTCGACCACGGCCTGGTCGGCGGCCTGCAGCGTGAGGGACTTCTCCTCCTGCTGCGAGGTGCCGCACCAGCCGCACTCGGGACCGCCGACGTCCCCGTACCCCTCCGCGTACGGGGTCTCACCGACGACGACCACGGCGGTGTCCGCGTCACCGACGGGGGCGGAGGCATCCGCGCTGTACGTCACGTCGGCCTGTGGGGCGACCTCGCGGATGCCGTCCAGGATCGTGGTGCCGGGGACGGTGTCGCCCGATGCGCCCTGCCAGCTGATGGTCCAGCCGCCGGCCTGGTTGCCGATGTCGTCGGCGTTGCGTCCGGCCACGTAGATGCCGTCCTTCTTGCCGAGCGGCAGCGCGCGGCCCGAATTCTTCAGCAACACCTGGGACTTGGCGACGGCCGTGCGGGCCAGCGCGCGGTGGGCGCGGCTGCCGACCTGGTCGAGGTCGTCGGTGGAGGCGTACGGGTCCTCGAAGAGACCGAGCTCGAACTTCTTGGCGAGGATGCGGCCCACCGCGTCATCGACGCGCGCCTGCGACACGCGTCCCGCCTTGACCTCGGCGAGCAGCAACTCCTGGAACTGGGCTGAGGTGTTGGGCTCCATGAACATGTCGATGCCCGCGTTCACGGATGTGCGGACCTTGTACGCGGTGAGGCCGGCGTTGGCCGGGTCGTCCGGGTCGGGTATCTGGTGGATGCCCTCCCAGTCGGAGATCACGAACCCGTCGAAGTCGAACTTGCCCTTCAGCGTGCCGGTCAGGAGGTCCCGGTTGGCGTGCATCTTCGTGGGGTTGCCGACGCCGTCCTCGGTCCAGTCGACGCTGGAGAACGACGGCATGACACTGCCGACGTCGTGCTGCTTGAGGGCGGGCAGGTAGGGCGCGAGTTGCAGGCGGGCGAAGTCGGACTTGCTGGTGACCGTGATGCCCTGGTCGATGGTGTACTTCTGCTCGTACCAGGGCTTGCCCTTGTTCGCCTCGGCGGTGGCGGTGTCGTACCGGGTGCCGCCGTCACCTGCGAAGTGCTTGGCGGTGGCGAGGACTTCGTCGTCGTCATAGCCCTTGCGGCCGCCGTCGCCCTGCAGTCCGGCGATCGCCGTGGACATGCGGGCGACCAGCGCCGGGTCCTCGCTGAAGCTCTCGTAGCTGCGGCCCCAGCGCTCGTCGCGGGACACGCACAGGCAGGGCGCGAAGTTCCAGGGGATGCCGGTGGCACGGACCTCCTCGGCGGTGGCCCGGCCGAGCTGTTCGGTCAGCTTCGGGTCGCGGGCGGCGCCGAGGCCGACGTTGTGCGGGAAGAGGGTGGCGCCGTACACGTTGCCGTGGCCGTGCACGGCGTCGATGCCGTACAGGAGCGGGATCTTCAGGCGGGTCTGCAGCGCCTGCTCCTGGAAGGAGTTGACCATCTCCACCCAGGCGGCGGGGGTGTTCTGCGCGGGCGTCGAGCCACCGCCGGACAGGAGCGAGCCGAGGAGCTGCGTCTTGACCTTCGTCGGGTCGTCGGCGACCGCGGCCCGCTCGGCCTGGGTCATCTGCCCGATCTTCTCCTCGAGCGTCATCCGCCCGAGCAGGTCGGCGACCCTGCGCTCGGTCGACCGGCCGGCGTCGAGGTAGTCGGGCTTCGCCGGCGCGGCAGCGGGCGCCGCCCAGGCGGGCACCAGCTGCCCAAGGAGGGCGGCGGCAACTCCGCCTGCCAGAAGCACCGTTCTCTGTCTGACTCGCAGGGCTCTGCCATGCCTCATGGGCGGCTCCTCGCCGTGAAGTCGTACGCGGCACGAAGTGAAGGGAGGCCGTGCGCAAAACACGCACTCCCGTTCAACTCGCTTATCTCAAGCCGTGATTGAACTGTCCGGGCATGCTCCCGTCAAGGAGTTGCGTTGAACCTTCGAACGCACCGGGCGCTGCCGTGCACGGTCACCGACAGGCCTCATACGTGGCCGCGGCAAGGCCCGACTCGACGCAGGCTCACGCGCCGCGCGGGTGGTGCGGCACAATCCCGTGCCATGGATCCGGCCCTGCTCGCCACCTTGATCGCCGCCGTCGTCACGGCCGGCGGATGGCTCGCCAACCACGCGCTCGCCACGCGGGCCGACCGCAGGCGCAAGGAGCACGAGGCGCGACTGGCCCATGTGGAGAAGCAGTTGGAGCAGCTGTACGGGCCGTTGGTGTTCCTGGTCCAGGAGGGGCGCTCGGCCTTCCACGACTTCTGCGACACGCTGGGCCGAAGTGTCGTCTTCGAGGGCGACGACTCACTCACCCCGGAGCAGCTGGAGCTGTGGCTCTTCTGGGTGGATCACGAATTCCTGCCGCACAACAAGGCGGTCCAGGACCTACTGTCCGCCAAGGCACATCTGATCGTCGGCGCCCGCATTCCCGACTCCTTCATGGCGTTCATCGACTACCACAACTCCTGGCGCGTCACCCATCTGCGCTGGAAGGAACAAGGCGTCGCCTACTCCTGGCACGCCAAGGCCAACTATCCGAGGCAGTTCGAGCAGGACGTGATCGAATCCTTTGAACGACTCAAGAACCTCCAGGTCCAACTGGCCGGACTCGTCCGGGGCATCGAGGCATGACGCGCACCTCCTTCCGGGACGACCGACCTGCTCTCCGACCTGCCTTGGCCGGGCGCAGCAAGCCGTCGCCGCCGCGCTGTGGCACTACACGGACGCACCGGTGGCCAGGCCGTTGCGCGTCCGCGGATGCCTCCCTGATCCGGACCGGGCCGCGGTGACCGTCGCCCTGTGGACCGGCCCCGCCGCGCGGGAGAAGAGCAACCTCTTCCTCTACGTTCCTCTCGTGTCCGGCGGCCTGCCCGTTCCGGCGACGCGGATCGTGGGGGGCCTGATGCGGCTGGGCCGGGGAACGCACCTGTTCGGCTTCACGGGCCGCCGCATCGACGGCAAGCCCGTCATGAACGGCAGCGGGCTGGTCGAAGGGCGGCCGACGCCGTGTCTGTGCGGGGGAACCGGCGAGCAACAGGGGCCACGAGGCTTCTACTTCGAGCGGCCCGGCGAGTTGAAGCGGTACTGACCGGCGAGGCCAGACGGTACCGAGCGGCCGGCCGGAGCGGCACTGAGTGCTCGCCGGAGCGCAGACGTCGGCCGCCACGCTCTCACCCCGCCTCGCGGAGGTACGCCTCCAACTCGGCGGCGCCGGCCAGCATCGCCCGTCCGCGCGCGGACAGCCGGTCGTGCCAGTCGTTCAGGGCGGCCTCCAGGGGTTCGAGGCCGCCGGCCGCCCGCACCTGGGCGATCAGCGGGGCGATCTGCTCCAACAGGTAGCCGCCGCGCCTGAGTTGGTGCGCAAGGCGGGCGTCGCGCACGTCCGCCGCGTCGTACACGCGGTACCCGGTCCGCGGGTCGCGGCGCGGGCGCACCAGACCGGCGCGCTCCCATTTGCGCAGCGTCGCGGGACGGATGCCGAGTCTCCCCGCAAGAGGTCCGATGAAGGTGCCGTCGGGCCCGGATCCGGCGTCGGACGCGGTCACCGGGGTGGGATCCAGGTCCCGCAGGGCGCTCTCCACGGCCCGCAGGGTTCGCCGGTCGTCGAGGAGCTGGAGATGGCTCTCGTCGACGAGGCGGAGCGCGTCGTCGATCTCGCCCTGGTTCACGGCTCGCATGATCGACGTCGCCGTTTGATGGCCGTGCCCGGGTACCAGGGCGAGGAACGCGCGCAGGGCCTGCGCGTGCACCGGGGTGTAGGTGCGGTAGCCGTGCGGGGTGCGGCCGGCGGCGGGGAGGATGCCGGCTTCTTCGTAGTTCCTGACCGCCTGCGTGGAAAGGCCGTGCCCGCGCGCGAGGTCCACCGGCCGCAGCCGCTCCCTGCTTTTAAGGTTTTGTCCCATAGTCCTGCCCAGATCGCAGCAAAGTTTCAACTGTAGGTTCAACGATAGCGTTTAAGGCATGGCTACTGGCATCCAGCAAACCACCCACTCCGTCGAGGCCGCCACCGTCCTGAAGCTGCTCCCGGCCCGCCCGCGGCTGCTCGCCCTGGGCGAGCCCACCCACGGCGAGGACACGCTGCTCGAGGTGCGCAACGACCTCTTCTTCCCGCTCATCGAGCAGGAGGGCTACCGGACCGTCGCGATCGAGAGCGACTGCATCAAGGGCCTCGTCGTGGACGCGTACGTCACCTCGGGCACCGGCAGCCTCGACGAGGTCATGGAGCGCGGTTTCAGCCACGGATTCGGCGCCTCGGCGGCCAACCGCGAACTCGTGCGCCGGCTCAGGGCGTTCAACGACGGCCGACCCGCCTCCGACCAGGTGCGCTTCGCCGGGTTCGACGGGCCGCTGGAGATCACCGGCGCGGAGAGCCCCCGGCAGTCCCTCACCGCGCTCCACGGCTACCTCGCGGCCCACGTGGACGCCGGCCTGCTGCCCTGCGGCGCATACACGCTCGACCAGCTGCTCGGCACCGACGACCGATGGACGGAGCCCGCCGCGATGATGGATCCTTCACGGTCCGCCGGGCAGTCGGCCGAGGCCGAGGTGCTGCGGCTGCTCTCCGACGATCTGGTGGCATTGCTCGATGCGCAGGCACCGCACCTGATCGAGGCGACCTCGCGAGAGGACCTGGACCGGGCGCGCCTGTACGGACGTACCGCCACCGGCCTGCTGCGCTACCACTTCTGGATGGCCGACGCCTCGCCGAGCCGCATGGCACGTCTGATCGGCCTGCGGGACCTGATGATGGCCGACAACCTCCTCGCTCTCGCCGACCGCGGCCCGGTACTGGTCCACGCCCACAACAGCCATCTCCAGCGGGACAAGAGCACGATGCGCATGTGGGACCAGCCGCTGCTCGAGTGGTGGAGCGCCGGCGCGCTCGTCGCCGCCCGGCTGGGCGACGGGTACGGCTTCCTGGCCACGGCTCTCGGCACGATCCGGCACCAGGGCGTGGACACCCCTCCGGCGGACACCCTCGAGGGACTTCTGTACGCGCTCCCGCAGGACCGCTGCATCGTCGACGCCCGCCAACTGTCCACCGCCTTGGGCGAGATGCCGTCCGCCCCGCGCGTCTCCCCCTGGTTCGGATACTCCTCGCTGGACCCGGCACAGGTGGCGGCGTACGACGGGATCGTGTTCGTCAAGGACGTTCCGCAGAGCTAGGACGTCTCGCTCGGCCCCGCCCTCGAATCCGAAGGGGCGGGGGCAGTTGGGCCGGGCATTGGTCTAGGCCAGGACGCCCCCGTCCCAGTATCCTCATCCGTGGCCAGCGGCACACAATTCCCCCACCCCGGTTGCGTGCTGGCACGGGCGACGCCCACCCAACCCTGCCCCGAGCAGCCGGGTGACCCCCACTTCGCCGCCCCTAGGAGGCTCACGGTGAAAGTTCGCACCAGAAGCTCGGCGATCATCGGCACCCTCTGCCTCGTTGCTTCCCTCGCCCTGACCGCGGCGTACGCCGACGAACCCGCCGCTCCGCGCCAGGCCCCCGAGGTCGTGCTCAAGCAAGTGGCCACGGCCCAGAATCCGACCGCCGGGGCCGCCGGCCCCGGTGGCACGCTCTGGCTGGCCGAACGCGCGGGCACCGTAAGGGTCCTGGGCAAATCCGGGCTCGGCAAGCCCGTCCTGGACATCTCCGCCGAGACCACCACCGACGGCGAACGCGGGCTGCTCGGCATCGCGTTCGACAAGAAGTTCGCGCACTTCTACATCTCGTACACGAATCTCGAAGGCACCAGCACGGTGGACGAGTTCGCGGTACGGCACGGCAAGATCCAGCCGTCCACCCGGCGCACCGTCCTCACCCAGACCCAGCCGTACGCGAACCACAACGGCGGCGACATCAAGATCGGCCCCGACGGCTACCTCTACATCGCGTTCGGCGACGGCGGCTCGGGCGGCGACCCGCACGGCAACGGGCAGAACCTCGACACCCTGCTCGGCAAGCTGCTGCGGATCGACCCGCGCGGCGCCAAGCCGTACGCGATCCCGGCGGACAACCCGTTCGTCGGCGACCCCAAGGCGAAGGACGAGATCTGGGCGTACGGCCTGCGCAACCCTTGGCGGTTCTCCTTCGACGCGGCCACCGGCGACCTGCTGATCGGTGACGTCGGCCAGAGCGCCTGGGAGGAGATCGACTGGGCCCCGGCGAAGAGCAAGGGCGGCGAGAACTACGGCTGGTCCGCGATGGAGGGCAACCATCCCTTCCGGGACGGCACGGAGCCCGCGAACCACGTGCCACCGGTCCACGAGTACGACCGCACCGGCCTGGGCTGCTCGGTGACCGGCGGATACGTCTACCGCGGCAAGGCGATCCCGGACCTCAAGGGGCAGTACGTCTTCAGCGACTACTGCGACGGCACCCTCCGCGCCCTGCAGATGAAGAACGGAGAGGTGACCGGCCAGAGCGACCTCAAGGTCAACGGCGGCGAGGTCATCTCGTTCGCGCAGGGCGGCAACGGCGAGCTGTACGTACTCGCCCTCGGCGGCAACGTCTCGCGCATCGACCCGGCGTAACCGCTGGCGGGGCTCACAGCTCCTTGTGCCGCTCAAGGGCAAGGCCCCGCCGGGTCGCCGCTCGGAGGAGTGAGCTTCCAGCCGTCGGGCATCACTGCGGGAACGTCTCCGCAGTGGCGTCCGGCAAGTGACGCCCACTCCTCCTCCGCAGCGACCGTGACGGGCACTTCAACGATGCAGCCCTCCACGCCTGGTGGGACGCGGGCCCACGCGACCGCGCGGTCGTCGCGGGAGGCGGGCCCGGAAGCTGAGCACCAGGTAGCCGACCAGGGCGGCGGGCAGGAGGACTGCGGCGACCAGCGTCGTACGCAAGAGGACGTCGGTCAAGGACAGAGCTGTTTCCCAGCCGTGCGGCAGGCCCATGAGGATCATGGACATGAGCAGCGAGACGGCGAGCGACCCGAGCACGGCGACGACCAGCCAGACCAGCCAGCCGGGGACGCGACTGCCCTGGTCCACCCGCCGCGCCCTCGCGAAATCTCGACTCACTGCGCCCCCACCGCCCCCGCGTCGATTCGTGGGTGCAGTGTCGCGCATGGTCGGCATCAACCGACACGTCGGGCAGATACCGAATACGTTGCAGTCAACTGCCCTCACCCCGCCGGTCGTTCGGCCGGTGCCGGCCGGCCCTGGCCAGCGCCTCCTCGGCCTGGACGGCCAGGGTGGTGACGAGATCGGCCGCCGACGGCAGATCCGTGATGAGGTCGACCGCCTCGCCCGCCCACACCGGCAGGGAAGTGATCGCCCCGCGTGCCACGTCGTC
Proteins encoded in this window:
- a CDS encoding TioE family transcriptional regulator, translated to MGQNLKSRERLRPVDLARGHGLSTQAVRNYEEAGILPAAGRTPHGYRTYTPVHAQALRAFLALVPGHGHQTATSIMRAVNQGEIDDALRLVDESHLQLLDDRRTLRAVESALRDLDPTPVTASDAGSGPDGTFIGPLAGRLGIRPATLRKWERAGLVRPRRDPRTGYRVYDAADVRDARLAHQLRRGGYLLEQIAPLIAQVRAAGGLEPLEAALNDWHDRLSARGRAMLAGAAELEAYLREAG
- a CDS encoding glycoside hydrolase family 3 protein, producing MRHGRALRVRQRTVLLAGGVAAALLGQLVPAWAAPAAAPAKPDYLDAGRSTERRVADLLGRMTLEEKIGQMTQAERAAVADDPTKVKTQLLGSLLSGGGSTPAQNTPAAWVEMVNSFQEQALQTRLKIPLLYGIDAVHGHGNVYGATLFPHNVGLGAARDPKLTEQLGRATAEEVRATGIPWNFAPCLCVSRDERWGRSYESFSEDPALVARMSTAIAGLQGDGGRKGYDDDEVLATAKHFAGDGGTRYDTATAEANKGKPWYEQKYTIDQGITVTSKSDFARLQLAPYLPALKQHDVGSVMPSFSSVDWTEDGVGNPTKMHANRDLLTGTLKGKFDFDGFVISDWEGIHQIPDPDDPANAGLTAYKVRTSVNAGIDMFMEPNTSAQFQELLLAEVKAGRVSQARVDDAVGRILAKKFELGLFEDPYASTDDLDQVGSRAHRALARTAVAKSQVLLKNSGRALPLGKKDGIYVAGRNADDIGNQAGGWTISWQGASGDTVPGTTILDGIREVAPQADVTYSADASAPVGDADTAVVVVGETPYAEGYGDVGGPECGWCGTSQQEEKSLTLQAADQAVVDKVCAEVATCVVLVVSGRPQIVADPDGRIDALVASWLPGTEGAGVADVLFGKKAFTGRLPVTWPATAAQVPINVGDKEYRPAYPYGWGLRTRAAGGNAEAVALDRAQAAVVAGKAPANWARLIADAEQALQAGDRAAARTLLAKVSR
- a CDS encoding PQQ-dependent sugar dehydrogenase — protein: MKVRTRSSAIIGTLCLVASLALTAAYADEPAAPRQAPEVVLKQVATAQNPTAGAAGPGGTLWLAERAGTVRVLGKSGLGKPVLDISAETTTDGERGLLGIAFDKKFAHFYISYTNLEGTSTVDEFAVRHGKIQPSTRRTVLTQTQPYANHNGGDIKIGPDGYLYIAFGDGGSGGDPHGNGQNLDTLLGKLLRIDPRGAKPYAIPADNPFVGDPKAKDEIWAYGLRNPWRFSFDAATGDLLIGDVGQSAWEEIDWAPAKSKGGENYGWSAMEGNHPFRDGTEPANHVPPVHEYDRTGLGCSVTGGYVYRGKAIPDLKGQYVFSDYCDGTLRALQMKNGEVTGQSDLKVNGGEVISFAQGGNGELYVLALGGNVSRIDPA
- a CDS encoding MFS transporter, which translates into the protein MTSAPGDISIAPGGLWSRNFSFFFAARGIARLGDTMAPVALAAGLVLSGYGAGVVGAVLASMTACFAGFVVFGGVIADRVNNRLLMIGADLVRVAVQAVMAGLFFTHHIVVWQICLLSAVNGVCAALFQPGLPTLIPRIAVDVQGANGAIRTIESLMTMAGPAVAGALVGLTEPGGVFVVYACTYLVSAVCLALLRLPPADRSTAAKGNSFRSDLVQGWQEFRSRTWLWGVIVIWMVLMIASWGPMIPLIATEVVSEHGPRTLGLVNSAMGAGMVVGALLAMRVRPVRPLRAGSVALLLYWLQPASVALDLPVPLIAAGLAAAGAANAFWGVMWTTSILTQVPTDVRSRVHAYDVAGSVAMLPVGQALAGPASELFGAREVLGFNAVMAMGVAVALLSVPAIRNLRRVDGRGTTDAAPAAVEEPAGRKTR
- a CDS encoding erythromycin esterase family protein, producing the protein MATGIQQTTHSVEAATVLKLLPARPRLLALGEPTHGEDTLLEVRNDLFFPLIEQEGYRTVAIESDCIKGLVVDAYVTSGTGSLDEVMERGFSHGFGASAANRELVRRLRAFNDGRPASDQVRFAGFDGPLEITGAESPRQSLTALHGYLAAHVDAGLLPCGAYTLDQLLGTDDRWTEPAAMMDPSRSAGQSAEAEVLRLLSDDLVALLDAQAPHLIEATSREDLDRARLYGRTATGLLRYHFWMADASPSRMARLIGLRDLMMADNLLALADRGPVLVHAHNSHLQRDKSTMRMWDQPLLEWWSAGALVAARLGDGYGFLATALGTIRHQGVDTPPADTLEGLLYALPQDRCIVDARQLSTALGEMPSAPRVSPWFGYSSLDPAQVAAYDGIVFVKDVPQS
- a CDS encoding FUSC family protein, with product MGWTNTLKDTARSGLRVERTRLEPLVTLRATAGLALSGCVALWLFGGTAAAGAAYGALLGGIAVFQRSWRPDPVLPVVSALTLGVTSFLSYLTGGHLPLFLAVVALWTFLGGMAWSLGANAGSLGTTNAAVMLVTVTLPATVTQSLGQAALMTAGGLVQAALVVLFPIRRWGRHRDALADALAAEADYARRLRVDPAAPFTPGPFAQARDAASLSARQVRRRPAELHGARGLAELLRPVLGSLADPSVTGPEQTLERERVDELLDAAADILDAAAEAIRQGRPVRLPPQALAAIRIPESGHVLTGTAEHAATRLRALLHDVVDTARGDHTQGGGPRPADVGNALVRPSLLDQAKRAVRTVRGQLHRDSPVLRHALRATVVVVVGDLIGRALPFGHSYWVPLVALLIMRPGFSQTYSRASARLGGTLVGLIVAGTIVQLAHPGPLVAGIMSVICGGLILLFMYTGYAPVQAAASGYTVFTLGMAGVGLDQSVPARLVLTLIGGCLAMLAYAIYPSWETPRLRTRLADWIKADLAYAAAVVRHHAEPTERTARQTREALLTARTVLLDWRSAVALAEQEPVRHRGIAHATVEGAEHALAEFARITMLLEAHLPDPGSTPLPAAAPLADALQQSAQDAARAVRDHRIPTWEPVRASLASWNGATPSDELVHRAGDLLLTSLDELSTALEYAAPPMTGTSHASRREGGR